One region of Micromonospora ureilytica genomic DNA includes:
- a CDS encoding M56 family metallopeptidase produces the protein MAYAVHFAATMLACYLTAQVLARSTWTWRSPRVAIVCWQAVGLALGLSAMGLPMALGLSAYDRSTGGALLALANDLAHGALPIGVGTFHLAGVGVGFGIGAVLVTTTVRSIHGTVRAQRRHRDLLSLVARNDPAAPGALVLDHPSAAAYCLPGVKPQVVVSAGTLSLLDRAELAAVLSHERAHAHERHDLVLLPFTALCRALPWFGWVRDAHERVALLVEMRADDKARELHAEAPLAGALRRFAAAGHRITPAGALGMGDRDLDVRVQRLLVSDRPPRVLGATALAVAATLVALPVTLFLS, from the coding sequence ATGGCCTACGCCGTGCACTTCGCCGCCACGATGCTGGCCTGCTATCTGACCGCCCAGGTGTTGGCCCGCTCCACCTGGACGTGGCGCAGCCCCCGGGTGGCGATCGTCTGCTGGCAGGCCGTCGGGTTGGCGCTGGGCCTCTCGGCGATGGGCCTGCCGATGGCACTCGGGTTGAGCGCGTACGACAGGTCGACCGGTGGCGCACTGCTCGCCCTGGCCAACGACCTCGCCCACGGCGCCCTGCCGATCGGGGTGGGCACGTTCCACCTGGCCGGCGTCGGCGTGGGCTTCGGCATCGGGGCGGTGCTGGTCACGACGACAGTGCGCAGCATCCACGGCACCGTACGCGCCCAGCGTCGCCACCGGGACCTGCTCTCCCTGGTCGCCCGGAACGACCCGGCTGCGCCGGGCGCGCTGGTGCTGGATCATCCGAGCGCCGCCGCGTACTGCCTGCCAGGCGTGAAGCCGCAGGTGGTGGTCAGCGCCGGCACCCTGAGCCTGTTGGACCGGGCCGAGCTGGCCGCGGTGCTCAGCCACGAGCGCGCGCACGCCCACGAGCGGCACGACCTGGTGCTGCTGCCGTTCACCGCGCTGTGCCGGGCGCTGCCGTGGTTCGGCTGGGTGCGCGACGCACACGAGCGGGTCGCCCTGCTGGTCGAGATGCGCGCCGACGACAAGGCCCGCGAGCTGCACGCCGAGGCCCCGCTGGCGGGGGCACTGCGCCGGTTCGCCGCCGCCGGGCACCGGATCACCCCGGCCGGCGCGCTGGGCATGGGCGACCGGGATCTCGACGTACGGGTGCAACGCCTACTGGTCAGCGACCGGCCGCCCCGGGTGCTCGGTGCCACCGCGCTCGCGGTCGCCGCCACCCTTGTCGCCCTCCCGGTCACCCTCTTCCTGAGCTGA
- a CDS encoding BlaI/MecI/CopY family transcriptional regulator yields MTRLGDLERAVMDVLWDVVPGTSDGVTVREVADALDGRELAYTTVMTVLDRLAGKGMVQREREGRAWRYRPAASREAHIAQLMLDALDLGGSRDAALVRFARSVTGTEAEVLRAALGSEAGLTGPGDAGGADALTDRVDGPAGRRPAGEAAER; encoded by the coding sequence GTGACTCGGTTGGGCGATCTTGAGCGTGCGGTGATGGACGTGCTGTGGGACGTGGTTCCCGGCACGTCGGACGGAGTGACCGTGCGCGAGGTGGCCGACGCGCTCGATGGCCGCGAGCTGGCGTACACCACTGTGATGACCGTGCTGGACCGGCTCGCCGGCAAGGGCATGGTGCAACGGGAGCGGGAGGGCCGGGCCTGGCGGTACCGGCCGGCCGCCAGCCGCGAGGCGCACATCGCTCAACTCATGCTCGACGCCCTCGACCTCGGTGGCAGCCGGGACGCCGCGCTGGTGCGCTTCGCACGCTCGGTGACCGGCACCGAGGCCGAGGTGCTGCGGGCGGCCCTGGGCAGCGAGGCCGGCCTGACGGGGCCGGGCGACGCGGGCGGCGCCGACGCCCTGACCGACCGGGTGGACGGGCCGGCGGGCCGACGACCCGCCGGCGAGGCAGCGGAGCGGTAG